The Festucalex cinctus isolate MCC-2025b chromosome 12, RoL_Fcin_1.0, whole genome shotgun sequence genome segment TTGAACACGTTGATCCCCTGCTCGCGGGTCACGTCGAAGCGGTAGATGAAGCTCTTCAACGCCACCATGTCTGTCGACTTCTTCCTGCTGTTGTTGTACGGGCACTCCTGCCACTCGTCCCTCTTGGCGTCGTACTTGAGGAGGCGATAGAAGAGCGAGCCCCCGGACACGTAAAGTTCCCCGTTGCAGGTCGTAGCCTCGTGAGCTACGGCGAAGGCTCCCTTCGGCAAAGGGGCTACGGCGGTCCAGCGGTCCATGCGAGGGTCGTATTTTTCCACGGTAAACAAACACTCCCCACCGATAGCGTACAGGTTGCCGTCCATGGACACGAGTTTTAGTTGGGCGCGAGCTTGCGTCATGGGTCGGATCTCTGCccagttgtttgttttggggttgtAACAGAAGACCTTGTCTGATACCCTCCCCTTATCCCCATAACCTTTTATCCCACCCGCCACAAACAAATAGTTGTACATAGTGCAGATTCCGCATCCTTTCGTGTTGACATCCTCGGGCAAGGATGTCAAAGCTCGCCAGTCGTTAGCCGCTTCGCTAAAGGAGTAGATCGTGTGACTCTCCTCCAGAGACCCCACGGACAACGGACTCTGCGGACGGCTTCCGCAGCGGCTCGGCGGACGGCTCCCGACGCGTTCAAACACGTCGTTAATCTCGGCGGCCATGAGAGTCTTCCTCCCGTCCATTCGCTTCTTCAGGACCAGATCGCGCTCGGACCCGGTCAGACGCCCGTACACGCAGGGGTCCTTGAGGATCTGCAGGAAGTTGTCGCTCATGAAGCCGTAGGCGGTTTCCTTGAGTTCACTAAGTCGCTGCTTTTTGGCGATGCTCAGAATCTCGTAGCAGTTCGCCGCAGTGATCTGTTCCGTCATGCGGTCCATGGCCGCCTGGACGCCGCAAGGGATCTGGAGGATTTTGGCCCCCGTGATGACTTCTACGACGTTGTCTTTAGAAACATTCATCTGGGAAGTGTAAACATAGTCGATTAGCGTAGACAAAGTCTTGTAGCTCATGCCCTTCACTTTGAGGACGTTTCGTGACAGCCGAGCTTTGAAGTAGTCGCTTTTTTCCGCCAGGACGGACTTGTGAGCGCTGATGGTCTGACCGCCAACTTCGATTACTAAATCAGGCTCAGTTCCACCAGACAAGGAATCGACTGCAACTGAGCCGCCCTGGAGGTTGCATGATAGGTTTGATTGATCTGTTTCTGGTTTACAATCGGCAAAGCGTGACTCTTTGGCTCTTGCGCCATTGGGGATTTGACTGTTTGCGCAGTTTGATTGCATGTGGGACGCACTGGAGTCAGCACGAGATGGAAAGTCCACCTCGTTCTTTTCTTTGGAGGGATGAAGCTTATTTGTACTTGCCATGTATGAGCCGTTACCTTTTTGACAATCGTGGTTGTTTTCACTTATCGGTCGTCCATCCAGAAGGTATTCCTTCCCAAAAACTGTCGGGGCGGTGAATTCTGGGTCGTCCCGCAAGAACCCTTGGACACAACCTGGATTTAAATCCCTGGCCTTGTCAGTGCTTGCCACGAGGTTGACCGTGTGGCGGGTGACGTCGGCCTCGATTGCGGCGACTCCTCCTGGCCTTTGGCCCTCGGTCATTCTGATGTTACTCACTTCTAATGGAGGATGGCGTCCTTACTGATCATGCTGGGGGTGGACAAACCTTTGTCTTTTGTGTCTTTCTGCCACCTACATGGAGGGGAAGAAACATGAGTCATTTAGATGCAGTTGCTGAGGGGCATTATCTCGCTTATCAAAACACGACTGCCTTTGCAATAA includes the following:
- the kbtbd11 gene encoding kelch repeat and BTB domain-containing protein 11 encodes the protein MTEGQRPGGVAAIEADVTRHTVNLVASTDKARDLNPGCVQGFLRDDPEFTAPTVFGKEYLLDGRPISENNHDCQKGNGSYMASTNKLHPSKEKNEVDFPSRADSSASHMQSNCANSQIPNGARAKESRFADCKPETDQSNLSCNLQGGSVAVDSLSGGTEPDLVIEVGGQTISAHKSVLAEKSDYFKARLSRNVLKVKGMSYKTLSTLIDYVYTSQMNVSKDNVVEVITGAKILQIPCGVQAAMDRMTEQITAANCYEILSIAKKQRLSELKETAYGFMSDNFLQILKDPCVYGRLTGSERDLVLKKRMDGRKTLMAAEINDVFERVGSRPPSRCGSRPQSPLSVGSLEESHTIYSFSEAANDWRALTSLPEDVNTKGCGICTMYNYLFVAGGIKGYGDKGRVSDKVFCYNPKTNNWAEIRPMTQARAQLKLVSMDGNLYAIGGECLFTVEKYDPRMDRWTAVAPLPKGAFAVAHEATTCNGELYVSGGSLFYRLLKYDAKRDEWQECPYNNSRKKSTDMVALKSFIYRFDVTREQGINVFKYNSIVKMWNDCASQRLGSSLPFRCAVVGNCIYCVNKSQTLQFVVEEENAFFVEEPLRAPLEAKGVLFPFVLTLPEKPEKVPCGCDPELQN